The following are from one region of the Amia ocellicauda isolate fAmiCal2 chromosome 1, fAmiCal2.hap1, whole genome shotgun sequence genome:
- the LOC136759082 gene encoding opsin-5-like encodes MEDKYFSKLSPIMDYGAGAFLLLVAILTVIGNGAVLVAAVKKSSQLKPSELLSVNLAITDLVAALTMYPLAIASAWNHGWLGGDTSCIYYGLMGFLCGVASIMTLTAMAVVRLIITTSSTITANNINRRNIQISIVCIWLYALVWSIFPLSGWGEYGPEPIGTSCTIAWAEAHNSWNTSAFITVFFIICVILPASTLTLCYSWIALKHYQAYRNMKSNKRIFKTNKMQKKLTVMAVLVSVGFLGCWAPYAAISLWSVFHSSVNIPPTVSLLPCLFAKSSTVYNPFIYYAFSSTFRKEIREVKFCCIGQVQVPIGDPARNQPSVRWMKRNNVQIQPFQEENQ; translated from the exons ATGGAGGATAAGTACTTTTCCAAACTCTCCCCAATAATGGATTATGGAGCAGGGGCATTTTTACTACTTGTTG CTATCTTGACTGTTATAGGGAATGGGGCTGTCCTAGTAGCTGCAGTGAAGAAATCCTCTCAATTGAAGCCTTCAGAGCTCCTGAGTGTAAACTTGGCCATTACTGACCTGGTTGCTGCTCTCACAATGTACCCTCTGGCAATTGCCTCTGCCTGGAACCATGGCTGGCTTGGTGGAGACACTTCCTGTATTTACTACGGGTTAATGGGATTTCTCTGTGGGGTGGCAAGTATCATGACCTTGACAGCAATGGCAGTGGTACGGCTAATAATTACAACCAGTTCCACTATCACAG CCAACAATATCAACCGGAGGAATATTCAGATTTCCATAGTGTGCATATGGCTATATGCTCTGGTCTGGTCTATATTTCCTTTATCTGGCTGGGGTGAATATGGACCGGAGCCCATTGGTACCTCCTGTACAATTGCCTGGGCCGAAGCACACAACTCCTGGAACACATCTGCCTTCATCACTGTCTTCTTCATCATCTGTGTCATCCTACCAGCCTCCACACTCACCCTCTGCTACTCCTGGATAGCCTTGAAACATTACCAGGCCTACCGGAATATGAAGAGTAATAAACGTatcttcaaaacaaacaagatgcaAAAGAAGCTCACTGTG ATGGCTGTGCTGGTGAGTGTTGGCTTTCTTGGCTGCTGGGCTCCCTATGCTGCCATCAGTTTGTGGTCGGTGTTCCACTCGAGTGTCAACATCCCCCCCACTGTCAGCCTCCTGCCCTGCCTGTTTGCCAAGTCCTCCACTGTGTACAACCCCTTCATTTATTATGCCTTCAGCAGTACCTTTCGCAAGGAAATCAGGGAAGTCAAATTCTGCTGCATTGGCCAGGTCCAAGTGCCTATTGGTGACCCCGCAAGAAACCAGCCCAGTGTTAGGTGGATGAAAAGGAACAATGTCCAAATTCAGCCCTTCCAAGAAGAAAACCAGTGA
- the enpp4 gene encoding bis(5'-adenosyl)-triphosphatase enpp4 — protein MWLSCFLLAFVVWCGLGICDDAGNGTAFLNRSTEPLLLVSFDGFRADYLKNYSFPNLKKFFFSDGVLVEHLTNVFITKTFPNHYSIVTGLYAESHGMVASKMYDPITKTKFSIANDTDPFWWNEATPIWLSTQKAGYKTATAMWPGTDIRIHNRTSTYYLHYNPNVTFQERVGNLTKHLSEEEAVRFAALYWEEPDYSGHKYGPDNTTQMAKVLKEVDDHIGFLVDKLNKSGLWGKINVIITSDHGMTQCSQDRLIKLDQCIGEKNYTLVDLSPVTAVIPVTNSTYVYNILKNCHPNMKAYMKAEIPDRLHYRNNERIQPIILVADEGWTIVKNGPLPRLGDHGYDNALPSMHPFLAAYGPAFRKGYRMTSFNSVDIYPLMCRLLGIEEMPNNGSFVNARCLLVSEKCINLPEVIGLVIGVLMVLTTLTCLFILMKNRVPSASRPFARLELQDDDDDPLIS, from the exons ATGTGGCTGAGCTGCTTTTTGTTGGCCTTTGTGGTTTGGTGTGGACTGGGCATTTGCGACGACGCAGGGAATGGCACCGCTTTCCTGAACCGCTCCACTGAGCCACTACTGCTGGTCTCTTTCGATGGCTTCAGGGCGGACTACCTGAAGAACTATAGCTTCCCCAACCTGAAGaagtttttcttttcagatgGCGTTCTTGTGGAGCACCTCACCAATGTCTTCATCACCAAGACCTTCCCCAATCATTACAGCATTGTCACCGGCCTTTATGCTGAAAGCCACGGGATGGTGGCCAGCAAAATGTATGACCCGATAACAAAGACGAAATTCTCGATCGCGAATGACACGGACCCCTTTTGGTGGAATGAGGCCACACCTATATGGCTATCGACACAGAAGGCGGGTTACAAGACCGCCACGGCCATGTGGCCTGGGACTGACATACGGATTCACAACAGGACGTCGACATACTACCTGCACTACAATCCCAATGTTACGTTTCAGGAGAGAGTGGGAAATCTCACCAAGCACCTGAGTGAGGAGGAGGCTGTGAGGTTTGCCGCGCTGTACTGGGAAGAGCCCGACTATTCGGGCCACAAGTATGGGCCCGACAACACCACCCAGATGGCCAAGGTTTTGAAAGAGGTCGATGATCACATCGGTTTCCTTGTTGACAAGCTGAATAAGTCAGGGCTGTGGGgcaaaattaatgtaattataaccAGCGACCATGGGATGACCCAGTGTTCCCAGGACAGACTTATAAAGCTTGACCAATGTATTGGAGAGAAAAATTACACCCTGGTGGATCTCAGTCCTGTGACTGCTGTCATACCAGTGACAA ACTCTACATATGTCTACAACATACTGAAGAATTGCCACCCCAACATGAAAGCTTACATGAAAGCTGAAATTCCCGATAGGCTGCATTACAGGAACAACGAACGGATCCAGCCAATCATTCTTGTTGCAGACGAGGGATGGACAATAGTTAAGAACGGACCGCTTCCACGGT TGGGTGACCACGGCTATGATAATGCATTACCCAGCATGCATCCCTTCCTAGCTGCCTATGGCCCTGCCTTCAGGAAGGGCTACCGGATGACCAGCTTCAACAGTGTGGACATTTACCCTCTAATGTGCCGTCTGCTGGGAATAGAGGAGATGCCCAACAACGGCAGCTTTGTTAATGCCCGCTGTCTGCTTGTCAGTGAGAAGTGCATCAATCTCCCTGAAGTGATTGGGTTAGTAATTGGGGTGTTGATGGTCCTGACCACTCTGACGTGCCTGTTCATTCTGATGAAGAACCGAGTGCCATCGGCTTCTCGCCCATTCGCTCGCCTCGAGCTGCAGGATGATGACGATGATCCACTGATTAGCTAG